In Cheilinus undulatus linkage group 24, ASM1832078v1, whole genome shotgun sequence, a single window of DNA contains:
- the LOC121505961 gene encoding OX-2 membrane glycoprotein-like, giving the protein MTRSAFLHILWLFGVFQLIGLKVSIHTERTVMARLGEEVQLSCQLLTPSDVFQVSWYKVLPDGEKMVAADNKYFGQRVEREFSSRVEFKDASLQDSSIVIREVTEEDEGCYQCLFNTYPDGVLNETTCLKPYELHGPFLHVRESNFPKEVYISCSATGQPGLIVTIRALHHKVHKLSTHSQDNKNDTVTVSSTVVLPHSYDINIEVECAIEMLFGATTKAFVTIHKIERPSAAKSFDKKYVAQNDVYRQTLINVLFVIAACVLAATLIWSCLQYENQSR; this is encoded by the exons ATGACGCGCTCAGCTTTTCTACACATCCTTTGGTTGTTTGGAGTATTTCAGCTAA TCGGCCTTAAAGTCTCGATTCACACAGAGAGGACAGTGATGGCCAGACTGGGAGAAGAGGTTCAGCTCAGCTGTCAGCTGCTGACGCCCTCTGATGTTTTCCAAGTTTCCTGGTATAAAGTTTTACCTGATGGAGAGAAGATGGTTGCAGCTGACAACAAGTACTTTGGTCAAAGAGTGGAGCGTGAATTCAGCAGTAGAGTTGAGTTTAAAGATGCCAGCCTGCAGGACAGCTCCATAGTGATCAGGGAGGTgacagaggaggatgaaggctgctatcagtgCTTGTTTAACACCTATCCTGATGGGGTGTTAAATGAAACAACCTGCCTCAAACCGTATG AGCTGCACGGACCTTTTCTACACGTTAGAGAATCAAACTTCCCTAAGGAGGTGTATATTTCCTGCTCAGCTACAGGACAACCTGGCCTCATAGTAACGATAAGAGCCTTGCATCACAAAGTCCACAAACTTTCTACACACAGTCAAGACAACAAGAATGATACAGTCACTGTCAGCTCTACAGTCGTGCTACCTCACAGCTATGACATCAACATAGAAGTTGAATGTGCCATTGAGATGCTCTTTGGTGCAACAACAAAGGCCTTTGTGACGATTCATAAGATAGAGAGGCCATCAGCTGCTAAGA gttttgataaaaaatatgtgGCCCAGAATGATGTTTACC GCCAAACTTTGATCAACGTGTTGTTTGTGATAGCAGCCTGTGTTTTAGCTGCTACACTCATCTGGTCCTGTCTTCAATATGAAAATCAGAGCAG